The genomic segment CTCGGTAAGCTGAGTAACGCCGTATCTGGCTCTCCCCGGGCCTTCTTTGGCCTACCCCTCCCTCTCTTCCGAGGCCCACCACGTGCCCCATCCTCTACACCTCCTCACTGGCGCAACAGCACATCTCCGCCGCACGTGGCCGAACCACCAACCTCCTTCCGCATCTTATCCACCACGGGGCCACACCACGCTTATCCCGAATCACTTCATTCCGAATCCACTCTCCGGGTATGCCCGCACATCCATCTCGATCCACATCTCGCCCTTCATCTTTCTGACAATAACATTCCGTCCCATACAACATAGCGGCTAACCACCGCACAGAACCCCTTTCCTTTAGAATAGGCGGACCACTCACACAACACCCCAGGTGCGagcttccatttcatccatcccGCTCCAATACAATGTGTGACATCGTCGTCGAATCCTCGCGAATGATCGACCCTGTgtacttgaaactttctttcttcgggATGACCAGTATCCACCCGCACGTCCTCTCTACTTGACCCCATCGAACTTGCACTCTAAGTACTGTCTTAGTCAACCTTGAAACCTCTTCGACCCGAAATCGTCACCAAACCTCACCTTAACACCCGCTCCGTCTCGTCAATAAGCACAATGTCATCGCAAACAACATGCACCACGGCATCAAATTTTTGAACGTGGCTTGTCACGTCCATAGCCACAAGAACAAAACGGTTACGCGACCCCCAGCCCCCAAGGTTGTTCCGAGTCATCTCCAACACGGTttggctccatcatacatgtccctAATTACTCTAATGTATGCTACAGAAACACTGCCGTACATATCCACAAGATTTCTCTTTGACCTTGTCGTAAGCCTTCTCAAGCCCTCGACAAACACCATGTGCACATTTCTTATCCCTATACCGACCAACATAGAGTCGAACGCCCCGCATGAATCCGAACTCGTTCTTCGAAATAAAAACTAACTTCCTCATCTTCACTTCCACCACTCTCTCCAAACTTTCATCGTATGGCTCAACAAATTGATACCCCTATAGTTGTTGCCGATGAATATCCCCTTGTTTTTATACAACGGGATCATGGTGCTCCATCTCCCACTCTTCGAGCATCTCTGCCGTCCTAAAATAACATTCAACAACCGCGTAAGCCACTCCAAACCTCCCCTACCCGCGTtaacccaaaattattttatccgACGCCTCCCCTTGCTCATCTTCCGCATGCTAACATCTCGACCTCTTGACCTTAACCCGCCCTTAGTATCCAAAATCACGGCGATCGAAGCTCGATTCGCCTAAGGTTTTGGCATCTCACACGCGCTCAGAATTTTGGTTTCTCATATACACTGCGATGTAAGCAATATGTGTTTAACATGCACATTTTGAACATAGATCAAGGTGTTCAACATATTCCTTAGATAAAATGTTTAGATGAATTTTTTTTCGGCAAGTTTGAGGAGCAGTCGATGTATGCAGCCTAATTGAATTAGACACATAAAGTCAACATCTTTGACATTTTAGTGCACACAAGGAAGACAACTAGGCAGTACAGCAAATTAATATTTGTGATTCAGATTATTTAGTGATATCAATTTCAGACAGACTTCAGTATTCAGATTTCATTGTTAACCCCTATTCTGAAGCATAAGATGCCATGCCTTCTCGTTGCACCTAGAATATTGGACTAAGTTTGGAGTTAATAATATTCTGGCTATGGTCTGCTATGAACATATGAAATTAGAATTTGAGCTCCATCACAAGTGGAATAGGACTAAACAAGCGAGTTCTCATCAATAAACAAATCAGCATTCCCAAAATATCACCATGATTATAAATAACCATAATCCCAAATGAGAATAAATTTCTATATGAAATATTTGCGTAACATAACAAATTAAGGCCCTCGAGACAACATTACCGAGAACACAAAGAGTTCACCTAGAAGATCAGCAGCAGCTTGAACAGCCTTATCTTCATTTAACGGGCGAATTGCAACATCAGTTGCATGGCCATATATACGTCTTTGCAATTTAGTTGACAATCTATGGTTTGCCTgcggaaaaagaagaaaaaatgggaAATCAAAATATACGCGTTGTCCCATATACATTTCTTTTCCAATGTCCAAGAGAAGGAATTATCAACTAAGATCACACATTCAGAAAGATAATGCAACTGTAATGTTAGACCTACAAGAATGAATAGCCTTTGCCACTTATCTCCTTATCTCCCAATTTGTAAGCCATAACTGAATTCGACGTGTTCAATTTCCCATAGAATCATAAAATTCTCACTTGCTTACTTTAATAGTCAAACATGATTAAAAAATGTATTCATTTGCGCCTTAGTTTCTCTAATCAACTAAAAACGCTTTATATCCTTTGATTTTTGCTACTACTTTTTAGCATCAAAATGCTAATTCTTTTAAATCATTCCACACCATTAGGTAATTCCATCCTAGTGTCAACTATTTCATCTACCTATAAGATTGATCTTCAAATTCAAGCACTGAGCTCAGCCATTTGGAATCTTGTTAGATGTAATTTTACATTTCACATTTTATTTCTGAAAAAACCACCTTTTCTTGACAATTCCAGCTCTTTATATACCATAAAAAAAGGCATCTTTCTTTCATATCAATCAAAAATTACCATTGGGTACAAGTCGTACAACAGGTAGGTAAGCATTTACCCACAAGAAAAGTGAATAATTGGAGAGGGGTAAAAGGGTAAGTTGTTACCTGGGCAATGTTTATAATGGATTGACGAAACTTGGGGTGGAAGCCAGCTTCTTTCTTGATGCGATTGCCTATGGGCTTGCAAAAAGCTTTAAGGGCAAGTGTCCCTAACTTAAACACTGGTAGTATCATCTCATCGATCCAACCCTTCCCTAAAATACAAACAACACACTGatttttttggaaagtattGAACAGAACACAAAAGGGTTTTGACGATAAGAGTGTAGCCTGTAGGACTCTGAATCAGGTAGAGCCTGCAAGGAAATGAAGCCAAATGATAGAGATACCATAGAGGAGTAGTTAATTAAAATGTACTTTTTCTCACATTTAAgcttttaaataaaatacttgGAACCTGTTTGGatggacttaaaaaaaaaaaaaaattttttaagataaatgttaacttattttttttaaatttattttaaacaaaatgGGTTATAAGTTGGTGGTCaaatctttcaaaaaaattaaaagcaggtttataagttattttattGAAagttataagctaagccaaatcgAAACTTTTTACAAAATCCAAAAAGATTGTTCTCTTTTGAATTGAcacaaaatttaataaataaagaaacaCTTTTAAAATATGTAGTCTAAAATAAgctttagatatttgtgtggctgtaaactatctcataaagttaaattgtttctaaatatagaaagggaaTAATCTTTTTGGGgtagaataaaaaggaaagaggatAATCTTTTTGAGATAGATAGTATCTTACTCTCTCCCTTCCGTTCCGTCTCAAGTTGTTTGTCTGATTTTAATTTGGCACGACAATAACAACTATAACATACCTATTGAATCCCACGATGTtggagtgggggggggggggttgggggttTGACTTagcatgaaatttaaaaaattaaagaaaactttcaaattttgtgatcttaaattataaatatgtcaaatatatcaaaatatctTTAATCTTATGGTCTTAATTATATTATGTGAAAAGATGAAACTAAAAAGttatcaaaaagggaaaaagacattttttatctaagccaaataaaaagaaaataagacaaataaattgaaacagatatACTACAATTTTTGGAGTCAAGTCTTGTCGTTATTTATTGTTTATAAAATACATTTATATACTTGCTCGGGAAAACGAAAAAAGCGTgtgaaaatataatataattaaataataaaaaatatttttaatgaatTAGATTATCACACGTCATTGCCTTATTGGTACTTTAGATCTTTGGAGAGAGAGGTGCTTGGTGAAAAAGCAATCTGCGGATAAGTTGTTTAAAGCAAGATTCTTTAgttcttttacttttcttttctttttttctttttcttttctgctGATGCGAAAGTTTGATTAGTggatttaataaattaaaaaaaaatgtctctgTTGAGATTTTGTTTGTACTTAAATGATTGAAGTTTACTTGGGTCGTGTTGTCAAACTATAAGTTACAATGCAAAACACCCAAAAGATAGCATTATTGTTTGCTTTTATTCTAAGACTTTTTTGGTGTTCTAAAGAATCAAACTACATCAAAAGTAAtggaattaaaatatttaaatatttgtCTTTATTTTTACACAAATAGATgtcttttattttctactagGAAATTAATCCGCATTTCGCGCGGTCATAGAATACATCAATATTATACTAATTATAATATAGATAGAAAAGGTAGAACTGCCTTTTATAAATGGATTATATTGTAAAGGTAATGTGTATTTCTTAATCAAACTTTTATAACAATTGGTTGTTatatacctataacaacatttgtcatttaaatattatttggctgttataggaaaaaattatcaaaaaaatattttcttttcatttcttaatgttatAAGAAgatacaaaaattaattaaatttaaaatctcAACTATATGCATAGTtcactaattaataattaaaaatagttcaaaactgcaattttgaaaaaataatactaatcATACACCTTATATTAAACGGAAAGGTGGTGTATAATAGAGTAGTACTGTAAATTTACTCATATTTAAGAAACgaaaaaaagtaagaaacaacTGTTAATgataataactttttttttttttcaaaaatgtaaGTACTTTACTAATAAAAATCTCAAATATATGCATACTTCACTAATTAATAATTACAAATAGTTCAAaactgaaattttaaaaaaatactattaaTCATACACTTTATATTAAACAGAAAAGTGTTGTATAGTAGAGTGCTATAAATTTACTCCTATTTACGAAACGAAAAAACAGTAAGAAACAACTGtagaagataaaaaaaaaatgtaagtatTTTACTAATAAAAAACTTCTAAGAATACATCTTCAACCACTATTTCTCTCATAACTCACCCTGCAAAACCCACTATCAGTCGTTattgaaataaggaaatagagtacaaatcacaacattttgttctaaaaagataaaaaagcgATATTATATATCCTCTCATAGTCCAAAAATAGGAACGGTGCAGCAACAAAGAGCACCATTTTCTCGATCATCTCTTCCTTGCTCATAATTTTCAATACACCAAAACAACATATAGTCAATGGACCAAATATGTAATATAAAATCTCCAAATActaatttagaaaattcaagtatatcattaccataacaacaactaaaagtaGGACGTAATTAACAAAAAAGATCAAATATgtctaattaattatgatatacGATCGAAGAAAGCAAgcatatttaattaaattattgtaGTTCTCGGGCTCTTTTTTATCCTCATCCCAAAACTACCAAATCTTTTTAGGTCCTCCATGTTTGACGCAGGAATCATAAAGACTTTGGGTCGTTTGGTATGCCAGATGGAATAAGCAAGGATATCCCATGATATTTTATCTACCTTATCTATGGGATAGTACTTTCACCATTTTAGTACAAATGGTGGAATAAAATAATCAAGGGACCAAGTTAATACCCATTATCAAACCGGGAATAAATAATCTCACATATTATTCCCAAATTATTATCCTTGTCCCACCAACTAAACGGTACAACGTATAGACGCCAACCACCaaaggcggatctaggatttaaacTCTTGGGGTtcaatcttttaaattttttagcattgaaccattatatttctaaaattatgggttcatatctactatttattgtaaatttagtaaatttttacatataaatttatataccgcatcgaaagtttggggttcaattgaaccccaaattaTAATGCTCCATCCGCCCCTGCCAACCACTATCAGATAGAGCAATCTTGAAATCGCAATAGCACCAAACATAACATATAGATCCAAGATAaaacaaaccaaaccaacacatcaaacaaaatagaacataaaaattataacaaaaCACACCTGAAAATGAAGAATATTATTCCCCTACATCGCTGGAAGATAAAATTAACATTGAGCTACTctatcttattcatgatttaaTTGGAAGAGAAGGATCCTGCTGACAACCTTCTTTTTCTAAACTTACATAATGGATGAacctcaataaccaaaatggaagaaTGCTTTTGTGCTTTGCAGACTAAGAAAGGGAAACGGTTATAGACTTTATTAGGGAAGGCTAATGAAAACAAACAATTACCACTGACTTTATTACGTAAAAAAACAGTCAGGGATATTAGTAGACATATTGTGGCTTTTAAATACAATAATTGAgcaaaatatggagaaaggtaAAAATACAATGAGAAAGCAAAGGGACGTGCTGATGAGGGTTGTTGAAGAGCTTTTAAGACCTAATCAATATGAAATAAACTATTCAACATTGAATGGATAAAATGAGTgagtttgaagaaaaatatggaaaaatagagaaaaagccaaaaaatgagaaaaaagataaataggaatggagGCCATAGaaaggtgtcacatcaccttatctatgcttagctttatattatatatagattatagcAATTTTGCATTTACATTTTTAATTCCCTTGCATTTGAATGGAGTATTAACTTCTTACCTGAAAATAAGAGTTGCTTTTAGATTTGTTTACTACTAAGATCTTTCAATAGACGTATCTTTATCCAACCATGTGTTTAACCCGAGGTAACTTTCTTCTTataaatgaatgatgaatgatgaatatgacAAGGGTACCAATATCACAAAAAATTTAGTTTAAATTCTCGTTGAAATTATGCCTATACTATTATTGTAGAAGAGCTCTTGCAACAATTGTCATTGTTTGTGAGAAAACTTTACCAAAAATTTAGGGTAGCCTCAGGTATAAAGTCGCCTTTAGTAGGAAGCGCTTTACCCTCCAAAAAGAGTACCGAATACTGGGCgagaaacaaaaaaacaaactttttcACAGCAGAGAGGGAAGGAAAGAAGGATCATTTCAAAGGAAAAGAGCAGATTACTTTCAGCTAGATTACTTGTATCATGTATCTAATGAAATTAAGTGGGGAACAGAAAGAAACCctgaaaacaaaaacaaattcatATCCACTGTAATACAAACACTGAAAGAACAATCAGAATACTCCAATTTATGGCAGTTACACAATATAACACGTCAAGTAAAACATAAAATACACTGAATTTCATCTAAACCGTCTCTCTTTCTGAGAGAGTAGTAGGTagacaaaagcaaaagaaaactaGAAGGCGAGAAATGAAAGAAACAATTTGATCGAGCTTTGATCCTTGAACGTCTAACGCCAGCAAGTCAATATTTGGTTACTGGAGTTACAGCAGACAAAAGGAGCAACCTGGTCATAATCCAACTTCCATCACTTCAATAACCACTGCAACACACCAGGTGATATAGTCTTAGGTGGTCCAGACACAACtatcattgaaaaaaaaaaaaaaaaaaaatgaactgaCCAAAAAGAGAACGAAAAAAGATAGCAGGAAGAAGCACAACCGCAATAGTTGGCACTATCAGTACAACCATCATTCACAAAACTTTCAGCTTATTCAGACGCAGCTTTCCTCCTTTTACATAAAAAGAAACTCTTATTTTCTACATTTATAGACCAGATTTTGGTCTCAAGCACCAGATAAACAAACAAAATCTATAACTGAACCTACATGCTTTTAcaagtaacatgataaaaatgAACAGTTTTATGGATCTGCCTCTTTCCAACCAAACACAGTAGCACAAGATTACAATAGTGTGCTGCTCATAGACAGGCAACGACAAAACCTCAGATTAGTAATTCCAGACTTCTACTCATGGCGTGGCAACTGAAAAGCATTTTTCACTCAAGGGCTAACATGCATGAGTAATAGCGGCACTTAGACGAATAGCATGGGTATGGTATGGATGAAAGCTTGAACATTAAGCAGATATGATTTCCATCGTGGGGGTTGATTCGACTCAATGCACAATCGAGTAAAATCTATGTGAAACGCAGTACAAACCCCTTTTCTACCGGAGGGTGTATGGCCAGCAGTAGAGTTTACCTCATTAAGTGGTGAACACTCGTTTTTGTTAGTCACAGTTGATGTTTCTTTGAGAAGATCATCCAGGGTATCATCCAAACTGATATCTGATATTGCAAGTTTGGCCAGATCGTGGCCTTTCTTTGGCTGGGACCTCCAACTTAGATGAAGTCTCTTCTGATAACAGAGTTGGTGTTCCTGCTAGTGTCACGGGGTAAGGACAAATAGACTAATCAATTACATTTGTGGACTcaaaaatttcaatcttggtgaCTGAATCGAGAAGAATGTCAAGCTCTGCTTCCTCAGCTGCTGCCTTAAATGCAGACGGTTTCTTAGAAGCAGAACTCGTGTTGAATTCTGAAGCACACATTAGTGTATCATTTTGTCCAGCTCCCATAGATTGCCCAGCCTCATCCTTAAAAGAACTTGAAATGTTAGAGGACTCATCAGCTAAAGTTGGATGTCTGCTACCTGCTAGTTGTGGTGTCCAGATGCGAGAATTCAGAATGTTGATGTCTGTTTATGTTGATTTCATAGACACTAGTGGAGGTTAATGAATTGGAGCCTTTTTTCTGAAACTAGACTGCGTTCATGTTTCTCTTCAGCTTCTGCTTGCAACTCCTCGGTGTACTGCCAGACAGCCAGTGATGCACACGAAGTACATGCATTAGATTATATTACAAGATAGTATAAAGACATCCTAcaggaattcatgaaataaatatttaaacaaCTATTGATAATTCTGAACTATAATGTATATGATTGACCTTGCAATTAGGCCGAAAAAGGTCCAGAATATTCCGAACTATAGTACACTCCATATGTTTAAATCCCTCTTTTTTTTGGATTTACAAGGGACAACCTGGAGACTGGAGTCACAAACATCAAGAAAGTTCAAGCAGTCACTAAACATAACAGCCAAAATTTTAGTGTCCAACACAAACTGCATAATGAAATGAAGAATTGAGGTAATGCTGCGACAATTTATCATGATAGTTTAGAAAGGTATCCTGTGACGTCAGAACATTCTAATCAACCGAGAAGGTACTATAGCTTAATAGCTGACATCCCAAAGTTACTTTAGAGGGTAAAGTGGAAGTTGTTTAGAATTTAAAGCTTCacgaaatttaaataaatagcTCGAAAGTCATAGAAGGATTGTTGTTAGTTAAAACCCCAACACAACTACATTAGTAATTTGGATTTTCAGACCTCCACAAACTAATAAAGTGACTTGACAGTCAAGGAAGGAACATCATAAGCTGAAACACCGGTAGTTCAGTAAATTTGACTTTCAGGCAGTACAGAAGCAGAATTTCTTTCTCACTATCCTCATCAAATAATTGGAACATACATCCCTAACTATACATGCTATATAAAATCATTTTATGCTATTTTAGCACACTGAATCAGTAACATAATACTCCCTctttcccaatttatgtggcacttttcgctacccgagattcaaactgcatgaactttgaccaacattttaagatgtattttttcaccaaattgatatgagaaaccttgcaacttatagtacttttcatgcagtaatataaattttaatgttaaatATTGATTTAATCTAAACCGATTTCGcttcaaaatttagtcaaattgactctcgaaaagcgaaaagtgccacataaattggtaCGGAGGGTGTAAATTTCATGGAGTAGCTGGAGATGAAACCACCTATCTTATTAGATGATTCATCTACATCATGTCGTGCAGTTTTATGCTTTTAGGTGCAATATTGTAGGACAGCTATGGACAGAAGGTCTAAAATTCATTTAAAGCTCAAAGATCATTATGCAGGCCTTTTCTTATAAACACACATTACCGCGTCTCAATTAAATGAGAGGCCCCAGGTTTCTAGCAGGACCCGCACATAACCCCATTAAGCAACATTAAGTTTTAGGAGATATATCTAGAAGGAAATCATAGATAACAGTACATACTAGTTTCAAAGGATGTAGATCTGGTTCAATGAAAACCTTCTCCGATAGACTTGCTCTTTCAAGCTGCTCCGAAAGCATGCAGATCAAGTGAAAAAAAGGATTCCTGCAAATACAAGACTGACATAGTTATCAATGAGATTGACCACCACATGGTACCCTAGTCTAGATGCGACACGATATTAACTGAATGACAAATCAGCCAAGGCCTAACAAAAAAGATGGTGTTCAGCAGGATTAGCAATGAACAAATGATATTGCTTCCTAGACAAAATGGATCACTCGTGCCATTAATATGATTTGCTATCAACACAAGCAGTAGTTCACTTCAATAAACATCACATCATTACCAGAAGAAAGAATAAACATATGATGTCAAGTAATATGATATCATCAGGAATAGCTAGTGCTAGCATTTATAAGCAAAACTACCACAAGAGATATTAGCAATTCTAATAATGATAGTGCTGGGAATTTAATAATTGAAACATCTTTTTCTTCGAGACTCTCTTTTTTACCAACAAAAATAACTTTGAGGTCTACATAccttaagaaaaagaaaggaatatcCCACACAGTATTACTAGAGTTTCACTTGTAAATACTTGTTAGCTTCATCTCCTTCAGTAAGATCTGCAATACGCTATGCAAGCTTTCATTCAGAACATGTGACGAGGACCCAGCTAGAAATTCATGCACATCTCCGTCAATGTTGATCCAGCTACATCCTGGCTGCTTTACTACTCCTTTTTCCTTCATAGACAACCTCAGCCGTGAAATAGCACTCCAGTTATGATCAACGGCATATGTATTCGACAGCATCACATAGCCAGCAGAATTGTTAGGGTCCACCTCAACAAGAATGGAGGAAATAAACTGGGCCAATTCCAATCTGTTATGTAGCATGCAACCACCTAGTAAAGCTCCCCATACAAAATTATTGGGTTTAAAAGGCATTGAGGTAGCAACTTGAAGTGCTTCCTCAACATAACCTACTCGAGCAAGGAGATCAATATAGCTAGCATAATGTTCCAATTTAGGAGCAATTCTAAAACATTGACTCA from the Lycium ferocissimum isolate CSIRO_LF1 chromosome 11, AGI_CSIRO_Lferr_CH_V1, whole genome shotgun sequence genome contains:
- the LOC132036466 gene encoding OPA3-like protein — encoded protein: MILPVFKLGTLALKAFCKPIGNRIKKEAGFHPKFRQSIINIAQANHRLSTKLQRRIYGHATDVAIRPLNEDKAVQAAADLLGELFVFSVAGVAVIFEVQRSSRSEARKEEVRKQELEAMKQRDEELSREIEFLKNRISELEKHAKTRGLSSMFSIGHAEGTQDKVKAG